A region of Rhodamnia argentea isolate NSW1041297 chromosome 9, ASM2092103v1, whole genome shotgun sequence DNA encodes the following proteins:
- the LOC115736886 gene encoding putative gamma-glutamylcyclotransferase At3g02910 has translation MATMACNHHSLIFTYGTLKQGFPNHPLMEDLILSSDAVFLGPHVTHLPHPLVLGPFGIPFLINLPSEGHRVRGELFSVSPRGLARVDELEGIGRGHYERLPIKVEIDGDLVEAEAYFAHAGFGEGLWRRRGEVGISEYTHDCADEYVKRSERPKGWSFVEGVREFVSSSSD, from the coding sequence ATGGCAACGATGGCGTGCAACCACCACTCACTGATCTTCACGTACGGCACGCTGAAACAGGGCTTCCCGAACCACCCGCTCATGGAGGACCTCATCCTCTCCAGCGACGCCGTCTTCCTCGGCCCGCACGTCACCCACCTCCCTCACCCCCTCGTCCTCGGCCCCTTCGGCATCCCCTTCCTCATCAACCTCCCCAGCGAAGGCCACCGCGTCAGGGGCGAGCTCTTCTCCGTCTCGCCCCGCGGCCTCGCCCGAGTCGACGAGCTGGAGGGCATCGGACGCGGCCACTACGAGCGGTTGCCGATAAAGGTGGAGATCGACGGCGACTTGGTGGAGGCCGAGGCGTATTTTGCCCACGCTGGCTTCGGGGAGGGGCTGTGGCGGAGGAGAGGGGAGGTGGGTATTAGCGAGTACACGCACGACTGCGCCGACGAGTACGTGAAGAGGTCAGAGAGGCCGAAAGGTTGGAGCTTTGTGGAGGGCGTGAGAGAGTTcgtgtcttcttcttctgattGA
- the LOC115736881 gene encoding glycine-rich cell wall structural protein 1.0-like: MASHKFYCIALFVLVSGLGICSARRALLTLPETVGHVPVAVGYGGGGGAGGGSGSGAVGGVTGYASGGGSGEGGGAGYGGAAGGHGGGGGSGGGAAYGAGGAHAAGYGSGGGEGGGAGYGAGGYAGGGGGGSGGGGGGGSGAGGAGYGGGEGGGAGGGYGAGGAGAGGGGGGGGSGGGGGGGYAGGASGSGYGSGGGAGGGAGAGGHAGGGGSGSGGGGGGASGGGGAAYGGGAGSGEGGGHGGGYIP, translated from the coding sequence ATGGCTTCCCACAAATTCTATTGCATTGCCTTGTTTGTGCTTGTGTCTGGTTTGGGCATATGTTCTGCTAGAAGAGCTCTTCTTACTCTTCCTGAGACCGTGGGACATGTTCCTGTTGCTGTTGGttatggtggtggaggtggagcCGGGGGAGGCAGCGGTTCTGGAGCTGTAGGTGGTGTGACGGGATATGCGAGCGGTGGTGGAAGTGGAGAGGGTGGCGGTGCAGGCTATGGAGGAGCTGCTGGAGGAcatggcggcggtggcggtagTGGCGGTGGAGCTGCTTACGGCGCAGGAGGTGCACATGCCGCGGGATATGGAAGTGGGGGTGGTGAAGGAGGTGGTGCCGGATATGGTGCAGGTGGTTATGCtggaggaggcggcggaggtagtggtggtggaggaggtggtggatCTGGAGCCGGAGGTGCTGGTTATGGAGGCGGAGAAGGAGGTGGTGCTGGTGGCGGCTATGGTGCTGGAGGAGCGGGCgctggtggaggaggagggggtggAGGGagtggaggaggagggggaggaggttATGCTGGGGGAGCATCCGGTAGTGGATATGGCAGTGGAGGAGGAGCTGGTGGGGGGGCCGGTGCTGGTGGACATGCCGGGGGTGGCGGTAGCGGCTCTGGCGGAGGCGGTGGAGGGGCCTCTGGTGGCGGGGGAGCAGCCTATGGCGGTGGTGCTGGTAGCGGGGAAGGTGGTGGCCACGGCGGTGGCTACATTCCTTGA
- the LOC115736883 gene encoding glycine-rich cell wall structural protein 1.8-like, which produces MATKKFFCVALFVLVSGLGICSARRALLTLPETVGHVPLVVGYGGGGGARKGGGYGAAGGVTGYASGGGSGQGGGAGYGGAAGGHGGGGGGGGGSGGGAAYGAGGSHAAGYGSGGGKGGGAGYGAGGYAGGGGGGSGGGGGGGSGAGGAGYGGGEGGGAGGGYGAGGAGAGGYGGGGGSGGGGGAGYAGGASGSGYGSGGGAGGGAAAGGHAGGGGSGSGGGGGGAYGGGGAAYGGGAGSGEGGGHGGGYIP; this is translated from the coding sequence ATGGCTACCAAAAAATTCTTTTGCGTTGCCTTGTTTGTGCTGGTGTCTGGTTTGGGCATATGTTCTGCCAGAAGAGCTCTTCTTACTCTTCCTGAGACTGTGGGACATGTTCCTCTTGTTGTTGGTTATGGTGGCGGAGGTGGAGCCCGGAAAGGCGGGGGTTATGGAGCTGCAGGTGGTGTGACGGGATATGCGAGCGGTGGTGGTAGTGGGCAGGGTGGTGGCGCAGGCTATGGAGGGGCTGCTGGAGGacatggtggtggtggcggcggcggcggcggtagcGGCGGAGGAGCTGCTTACGGTGCAGGAGGCTCGCATGCCGCAGGATATGGAAGTGGGGGTGGCAAAGGAGGTGGTGCCGGATATGGTGCAGGTGGTTATGCtggaggaggtggcggtggaagtggcggaggaggaggtggtggatCTGGCGCCGGAGGAGCTGGTtatggaggaggagaaggaggtggTGCCGGCGGCGGCTATGGTGCTGGAGGAGCGGGCGCTGGAGGATATGGAGGGGGTGGAGGGagtggaggaggagggggagcgGGTTATGCTGGGGGAGCATCCGGTAGTGGATATGGCAGCGGAGGAGGAGCTGGTGGGGGAGCTGCCGCTGGTGGACACGCCGGGGGCGGTGGCAGTGGCTCTGGTGGAGGCGGTGGAGGGGCCTACGGTGGCGGTGGAGCAGCTTATGGCGGTGGTGCTGGTAGTGGGGAAGGTGGCGGCCATGGCGGTGGCTACATTCCTTGA